In a single window of the Nicotiana tomentosiformis chromosome 8, ASM39032v3, whole genome shotgun sequence genome:
- the LOC104115938 gene encoding uncharacterized protein, which yields MLRQGHLKELLSNKGRNNLARGREHQGLSKPPSPDHTINMIIGGSGDASINDVKFTTTHKLKRSITREWYDGLEESIIFDALDVAGLTFPHNDALVITLRILDIDVKCIMVDDGSGAWIIHPRVLT from the coding sequence ATGTTGCggcagggacacctcaaagagctgCTGAGCAACAAGGGGAGAAACAACTTGGCTAGAGGACGTGAACACCAAGGCCTGTCGAAGCCACCATCACCAGATCACactatcaacatgatcatcggtggcagTGGTGACGCCTCCATCAATGATGTTAAATTCACTACCACTCACAAGCTCAAACGATCTATCACCCGCGAATGGTATGACGGACTTGAAGAAAGTATCATATTTGATGCGTTAGATGTCGCTGGTTTGACTTTCCCTCACAATGATGCTCTCGTCATTACATTGCGCATTTTAGATATTGATGTCAAATGTATCATGGTAGACGATGGAAGTGGAGCGTGgattatccatccccgagtcctTACCTAG
- the LOC138897777 gene encoding secreted RxLR effector protein 161-like: MDGAHPLSTSIVFRSLDVNKDPFRPQEKNEELLGPEVPYLSTIGALMYLANRTRPSITFSVNVLARYSSAPTRRHWNGIKHILWYLKGTTDMSLFYGNNCNPDLVGYADAGYLFDPYKARSQTGYVFTCGGTAISWRSTKQSIVATSSNHAEIIAIHEASRECVWLGSIIHLIRDKYGLKCDKLPPILYEDNA; the protein is encoded by the coding sequence atggatggagcacatccattaagtacttcGATAGTttttcgatcacttgatgtgaataaggatccgttccgacctcaagaaaagaatgaagagctacttggtcctgaagtaccatatcttagtacaattggtgcactaatgtatcttgctaatagaACAAGGCCTagcataactttttcagttaatgttttagcaagatatagctctgctcctacaaggagacactggaatggaatcaaacacatattgtggtatctaaaagggactaccgatatgagcTTATTTTATGGAAATAATTGcaatcccgatcttgttggttatgccgatgctgggtatttattcgATCCatacaaggctcgatctcaaacaggctatgtgtttacatgtggaggcactgccatatcttggagaTCGACCAAGCAATCAAttgtggctacttcatctaatcatgctgagataattgctattcatgaagcaagtcgggAATGTGTGTGGTTggggtctataatacatcttattagagacaaatatggtttgaagtgtgacaaactacctcCGATTTTGTACGAAGACAATGCATAA
- the LOC138897778 gene encoding uncharacterized protein, whose translation MTDIMKRKFVVLEISGKNYMTWVLDVEIHLDAKGLGDAIKDKNKASIQDCAKALIFLRHHLDEGLNTEYLIVKDPLVLWNGLKERYDNLKLVTLPQTRYDWAHLRLQDFKSVSEYNFAMFRITSKLKLCGDSITDYDMLEKMFKTFHASNMVLQQKYREKGFKKYFELISLLPMAERNNDLLMRNHENRPTGSTPLHEVDEVYTHYAKVEKVVPVAVVVTKE comes from the coding sequence atgactgatattatgaaaCGAAAGTTCGTTGTCCTTGAAATTTCGGGGAAGAACTATATGACATGGGTGTTGGATGTTGAAATCCATTTAGATGCAAAGGGTCTTGGAGACgccattaaagataaaaataaagcatctatccaagactgtgctaaggccttgattttcttgcgccatcaccttgatgaagggttgAATACAGAATATCTCATAGTCAAAGATCCACTTGTTTTGTGGAATggcttaaaggaaagatatgacaacttaaagttggtcacACTTCCACAAACACGATATGATTGGGCTCATCTGAGGCTCCAAGACTTTAAGTCTGTTTCCGAATATAATTTTGCGATGTTCAgaattacatcaaaattgaaactctgtggagatagtatcactgactatgatatgcttgaaaaaatGTTCAAAACAtttcatgcctccaatatggtcttgcaacagaagtaccgagagaaaggtttcaagaagtactttgagttgatttctcttctccCTATGGCTGAACGAAACAACGACTTGCTTATGAGAAATCACGAAAATCGACCCACCGGGTCTACACCATTGCATGAAGTGGATGAGGTGTATACCCATTATGCTAAGGTGGAAAAGGTCGTGCCCGTGGCCGTGGTCGTGACCAAGGAATAA